A stretch of Lathyrus oleraceus cultivar Zhongwan6 chromosome 6, CAAS_Psat_ZW6_1.0, whole genome shotgun sequence DNA encodes these proteins:
- the LOC127095710 gene encoding uncharacterized protein LOC127095710: MVYIRHIPRIENMIANDLAQIASGYKISKEKLHKVIEVRGKVVETRLIPSDLEKTKLGCADEGNFEILAIDSLTDGDWIKPIVVYLQNPTASTDRKTRFVIPETITTDQGSVFTGRKMQEFAKEMGFKLLTSTTYYAQAKEQVEAANTMIIGLIKKHVGKKPRNWHKTLDQIFWACRTSHKEATKSTPFRLTFGHDVVLPVEIHLQSLRIQRQHELPTESYWSMMLDELVDLDEERLNALELLRQQKKRI; the protein is encoded by the exons ATGGTTTATATTCGACATATACCACGAATAGAAAACATGATAGCTAATGATTTGGCTCAAATTGCATCCGGGTACAAAATTTCGAAGGAAAAGTTACACAAAGTCATAGAAGTTAGGGGAAAGGTGGTGGAGACCAGACTAATTCCTTCAGATTTAGAAAAGACTAAGCTAGGATGTGCTGATGAAGGAAATTTTGAAATATTGGCAATAGACAGTTTGACGGATGGAGATTGGATAAAGCCAATAGTGGTATACCTGCAGAATCCCACAGCATCTACTGATCGAAAAACCAG GTTTGTAATTCCAGAGACAATcacaacagatcaaggatcagTATTTACTGGTCGGAAAATGCAGGAATTCGCCAAAGAAATGGGTTTCAAATTATTAACGTCAACAACCTATTATGCTCAGGCCAAGGAACAAGTTGAGGCTGCCAATACGATGATCATTGGTTTGATCAAAAAGCATGTAGGGAAGAAGCCTAGGAATTGGCACAAAACTCTGGACCAGATTTTTTGGGCATGTCGTACGTCCCATAAAGAGGCTACTAAGTCGACCCCCTTTCGCCTAACTTTTGGCCATGATGTTGTCTTGCCAGTAGAAATTCACTTACAATCCCTAAGGATTCAAAGGCAACATGAACTCCCAACTGAATCATATTGGAGCATGATGTTGGATGAATTGGTTGATCTAGACGAGGAAAGGTTAAATGCTTTAGAATTACTAAGGCAACAAAAGAAGAGGATATAA